A genomic segment from Desulfonatronum lacustre DSM 10312 encodes:
- a CDS encoding ubiquinol-cytochrome C chaperone family protein, which produces MVGIFQAVFPAVGFKSYQHTLIIVNAIMKALIGRDLSFAGNVALTRTMVIFTGPIGWIITGLWTAIDIAGPAYRVTIPAVIQVAALRQKYLYENQAERVEHI; this is translated from the coding sequence ATGGTCGGCATTTTTCAGGCCGTATTCCCCGCTGTTGGTTTCAAATCTTACCAGCACACTCTAATTATTGTTAACGCAATAATGAAAGCACTTATCGGGCGTGACTTGTCTTTTGCTGGCAATGTTGCTCTTACAAGGACTATGGTAATTTTTACTGGGCCAATAGGTTGGATAATTACTGGTCTTTGGACTGCTATTGATATTGCAGGTCCAGCCTATCGGGTAACAATTCCAGCAGTTATTCAAGTAGCTGCTCTTCGTCAAAAATATCTTTATGAGAACCAAGCTGAGAGAGTTGAGCACATCTAA
- a CDS encoding YaaW family protein: MVFDLFGAHASLAWGLCLIGEKSVGIAGLIARYAKRGRTLKTWRNVLVTPDPHLTELFGTCSDEDLIPIRDYILKAMTNGLDTDEHYKRQPNFPTRYIDSLVFQIRTFGGNSFVNVFRGDGVAYAEIVEDVAKKLKVHKVPDFDDKTVEEREQLVLAKIVEDSMKNMTEDELRELEDLFGEAGLEGRNLRGGIPLAALIAQGAIQLAGFAAYRMAVVVANAVARQVLGHGLRLATNAALARGMAVFAGPIGIAITAIWTLFDISGPAYRVTIPVVCHVAYLRAKADFAESV; the protein is encoded by the coding sequence ATGGTCTTTGATTTGTTTGGCGCTCATGCCAGTCTGGCGTGGGGCTTATGCCTCATTGGAGAGAAAAGCGTTGGCATCGCTGGCCTCATCGCCAGGTACGCAAAGCGTGGAAGAACCCTAAAAACATGGAGGAATGTTCTTGTGACGCCCGACCCACATCTCACCGAGTTGTTCGGGACCTGTAGTGACGAGGACTTGATTCCGATAAGGGACTACATCCTCAAGGCAATGACGAACGGATTGGACACCGATGAGCACTATAAAAGGCAGCCTAACTTTCCAACAAGATACATAGACTCTCTAGTCTTCCAGATTCGAACTTTTGGTGGCAATAGCTTTGTCAACGTGTTCCGCGGCGATGGTGTGGCCTATGCCGAGATTGTGGAAGATGTCGCCAAGAAGCTCAAAGTCCACAAGGTGCCCGACTTTGATGACAAAACCGTCGAAGAGCGCGAGCAACTTGTGCTGGCGAAGATCGTGGAGGACTCCATGAAGAATATGACTGAGGACGAATTGCGCGAACTCGAGGATCTTTTCGGCGAGGCGGGTCTCGAAGGTCGCAACTTACGAGGAGGTATACCACTCGCGGCACTGATTGCTCAAGGTGCCATTCAGCTCGCCGGATTTGCAGCATATCGCATGGCCGTAGTTGTAGCGAATGCGGTAGCCCGCCAAGTTCTCGGGCATGGCCTCCGTCTCGCTACCAATGCTGCGCTCGCTCGCGGTATGGCAGTGTTCGCCGGGCCTATTGGGATTGCAATCACGGCAATTTGGACGCTATTCGACATTTCTGGACCGGCGTACCGCGTGACAATCCCAGTTGTGTGTCACGTAGCCTACCTTCGAGCTAAGGCTGACTTCGCAGAATCGGTATGA
- a CDS encoding GTPase family protein codes for MITRTHLFRQFGGLRMLSVVLAGLPLLILPVLGLVWLWQADLRTYWLLALGFCAVLGYGLHALMARQDNRRVPLQATRPDPNWSPWQEACWEVVERMAAQTTPQDWPLDDVQKLALLGRNTLETVARQYHPETENPLLELTIPHALLIIERASRDLRMEIVQAIPFSHTLTMGMLAKVNRWKEQVRQYETLYRAGRFVLSPYSSLFYEFRRKLGNNIANYGLDNVKGWLLGEYVRKVGYYGIELYSGQLLLDMQDPTAKPTSSTKEDLANADREETSQAERGEPLRILVLGRANAGKSSLINALFGKLTAASDILPHTTTAVKAYRLYRDGEEDALIFDVPGCDTDLFPQKALEKEVLDADLLLWVTPANQADRQEDHRQLDWIRKVFAQRQNRRQPPMVAVVSHIDKLRPFQEWQPPYDLTSSSSTKAQNIASAVSTIATDLGFPPDLTIPVCLDPTRLYNVEDTLAAVLLEVQGESQRARMLRCLEARKSQEKLEILAGQFKNIGKKVFGLVR; via the coding sequence ATGATTACCAGAACACACCTCTTCCGACAGTTTGGGGGGCTACGAATGCTCTCCGTTGTTCTCGCGGGACTGCCGTTGCTGATCTTGCCCGTTCTCGGCCTTGTCTGGCTCTGGCAGGCTGATTTGCGGACGTACTGGCTGTTGGCTTTGGGTTTTTGTGCCGTCCTGGGCTATGGGCTGCACGCTTTGATGGCCAGGCAGGACAACCGCAGGGTTCCGCTTCAGGCGACCAGGCCGGACCCCAATTGGTCGCCATGGCAAGAAGCCTGCTGGGAAGTGGTGGAGCGCATGGCCGCGCAAACCACTCCGCAAGACTGGCCACTGGATGATGTTCAGAAATTGGCCCTTCTGGGAAGAAACACCCTGGAAACCGTAGCCAGGCAGTACCATCCGGAAACGGAAAACCCGCTGTTGGAATTGACGATCCCCCATGCCCTATTGATTATCGAACGGGCCAGTCGGGATCTGCGCATGGAAATCGTGCAAGCCATCCCCTTCAGCCACACCTTGACCATGGGCATGCTGGCAAAGGTCAACCGCTGGAAAGAGCAAGTCAGGCAATACGAAACGTTGTACCGCGCTGGACGATTCGTCCTCTCCCCGTATTCGTCCCTCTTTTATGAATTTCGCCGCAAACTGGGCAACAACATCGCCAACTACGGACTGGATAACGTCAAAGGCTGGCTCCTGGGCGAATACGTCCGCAAGGTGGGCTATTACGGCATTGAACTCTACAGCGGCCAGCTCTTGCTGGATATGCAGGACCCGACGGCCAAGCCAACCTCGTCAACAAAGGAGGACCTGGCCAACGCGGACCGGGAAGAGACCAGTCAGGCAGAGCGTGGAGAACCGTTGCGCATTCTGGTTCTGGGCCGGGCCAATGCCGGGAAATCGAGCCTGATCAACGCCCTGTTCGGTAAGCTGACAGCCGCCTCTGACATCCTGCCCCACACCACGACTGCCGTGAAAGCCTATCGTTTATACCGGGACGGCGAGGAAGATGCTTTAATTTTTGACGTCCCTGGTTGCGATACGGATCTGTTCCCGCAAAAAGCCCTGGAAAAAGAAGTTCTGGACGCGGACCTCCTGCTCTGGGTCACACCGGCCAACCAGGCTGATCGGCAAGAGGATCATCGCCAACTGGACTGGATTCGCAAAGTGTTCGCCCAGAGACAAAACAGACGGCAGCCTCCCATGGTTGCCGTCGTCAGCCACATCGACAAACTGCGTCCGTTTCAGGAATGGCAGCCGCCGTATGATCTGACATCCTCCTCGTCGACCAAGGCCCAAAACATCGCGTCAGCCGTGTCCACCATCGCCACGGACCTGGGCTTCCCGCCCGACCTGACCATCCCCGTCTGCCTCGATCCGACCCGGCTCTACAATGTCGAGGATACCCTCGCCGCTGTACTTCTGGAGGTTCAGGGTGAGAGCCAGCGAGCCAGGATGCTGCGGTGTCTTGAGGCCAGGAAGAGTCAGGAGAAGTTGGAAATACTCGCGGGTCAGTTCAAAAATATTGGGAAAAAAGTGTTTGGGTTGGTCAGGTGA
- a CDS encoding DUF1889 family protein, producing METVLQKALEAITSRTNLSTGLAHPNDEYAAKEMFKRLHASGITLRANEISSWAHMNGWGKKDADELGALAQQIGMGKRVKIKDGPWWEKDILERIIRD from the coding sequence ATGGAGACCGTCCTACAGAAAGCCTTAGAAGCGATTACATCACGAACGAATTTATCCACTGGCTTGGCGCACCCAAACGACGAGTATGCCGCGAAGGAGATGTTCAAGCGACTCCATGCATCAGGCATAACCTTGCGGGCAAACGAAATTAGCTCATGGGCTCATATGAACGGATGGGGAAAAAAAGATGCTGATGAGTTGGGAGCGCTGGCTCAACAGATTGGAATGGGAAAAAGAGTGAAAATTAAAGACGGGCCTTGGTGGGAAAAAGATATTCTTGAAAGAATAATTAGAGATTGA